The Streptococcus viridans genome includes a window with the following:
- a CDS encoding lipoate--protein ligase, translated as MKYIINHSNDTAFNIALEEYAFKHLLDEDQIFLLWINKPSIIVGRHQNTIEEINRDYVRENGIEVVRRISGGGAVYHDLNNLNYTIISKEDENKAFDFKSFSTPVINTLAELGVKAEFTGRNDLEIDGKKFCGNAQAYINGRIMHHGCLLFDVDLSVLANALKVSKDKFESKGVKSVRARVTNIIDELPEKITVEEFRDLLLDYMKKEYPEMTEYVFSDEELAEINRIKETKFGTWDWNYGKSPEYNVRRGTKFPSGKVEIFANVIESKIQDIKIYGDFFGIEDVAAVEDVLRGVKYEREDVLKALQTINLGRYFAGITAEEIAEAVVE; from the coding sequence ATGAAATACATTATCAATCATTCAAACGACACTGCTTTTAATATTGCTTTAGAGGAATATGCTTTTAAACACCTTTTGGACGAGGACCAAATCTTCCTTCTTTGGATTAACAAACCATCTATTATTGTAGGACGTCACCAAAATACCATCGAGGAAATTAACCGTGACTATGTTCGTGAAAATGGAATTGAAGTAGTCCGTCGAATCAGTGGTGGTGGAGCTGTTTACCATGATTTGAACAACCTAAACTACACCATTATTTCAAAAGAAGATGAAAACAAGGCCTTTGACTTCAAGAGCTTCTCTACTCCAGTTATCAATACTTTGGCTGAACTTGGTGTTAAAGCTGAATTTACAGGCCGAAACGACTTAGAAATCGACGGTAAGAAATTCTGTGGCAATGCCCAAGCCTATATCAATGGCCGTATCATGCATCATGGTTGTCTTCTCTTTGACGTGGATTTGTCAGTCCTAGCTAACGCACTTAAAGTTTCTAAAGATAAGTTTGAATCAAAAGGGGTTAAATCAGTCCGTGCTCGAGTAACTAATATTATCGATGAGTTGCCAGAAAAAATCACGGTTGAAGAGTTCCGGGACCTACTTTTGGACTACATGAAGAAAGAATACCCTGAGATGACAGAATATGTCTTCTCGGATGAAGAATTGGCTGAAATCAATCGTATCAAGGAAACCAAGTTTGGTACCTGGGATTGGAACTATGGAAAGTCTCCTGAATACAATGTCCGTCGTGGCACTAAATTCCCTAGCGGTAAGGTTGAAATCTTCGCTAACGTCATTGAATCAAAAATTCAAGATATCAAGATTTACGGTGACTTCTTTGGTATCGAAGACGTAGCGGCAGTAGAAGATGTCCTTCGTGGTGTCAAATACGAACGCGAAGACGTTCTTAAAGCCCTACAAACCATTAACCTAGGTCGTTACTTCGCAGGAATCACTGCAGAAGAAATTGCTGAAGCAGTGGTGGAATAA